One region of Eleutherodactylus coqui strain aEleCoq1 chromosome 5, aEleCoq1.hap1, whole genome shotgun sequence genomic DNA includes:
- the LOC136628834 gene encoding olfactory receptor 6S1-like: MDICFINTVVPGMLKGFLHQGVHISLGSCLTQFFVYFLVGTAEFFLFAVMSFDRYLAICHPLRYPMVMHRYMCIQLIAGLWLGSFSTIVLPCVLTFKLKFCNNLIDNFFCDASPLLKNSCTDTTMIELLSLLGASTLYISVLVTLISYFKIVLAVLKIKAGDGRGKAFSTCSSHAIVVTLIYSSCIFLYAKPAKGQGANLNKKVAILNTVVVPLLNPFIYTLRNQTVRRSLSDILLILLKNKKITC; this comes from the coding sequence ATGGACATCTGCTTTATCAACACTGTTGTACCAGGTATGTTGAAAGGATTTCTACATCAAGGAGTTCACATTTCTTTAGGATCTTGTCTCACACAATTCTTTGTTTACTTCTTAGTTGGGACTGCAGAATTCTTCCTTTTTGCGGTGATGTCCTTTGACCGATACTTAGCTATATGCCACCCTCTGCGTTACCCTATGGTTATGCATAGATATATGTGTATTCAGCTCATAGCTGGATTGTGGCTCGGATCATTCTCCACCATTGTCTTGCCTTGTGTCCTTACATTCAAATTGAAGTTTTGCAATAATTTAATTGACAACTTTTTCTGTGATGCAAGTCCTCTTCTAAAGAATTCTTGCACAGATACAACTATGATTGAATTGCTATCACTTCTTGGTGCAAGCACATTATATATTTCTGTCCTTGTGACATTAATCTCTTATTTTAAGATAGTTTTAGCAGTACTGAAAATTAAAGCAGGTGATGGAAGAGGAAAGGCTTTTTCCACTTGTTCTTCACATGCAATTGTGGTGACTCTAATATACAGCAGCTGCATATTTTTGTATGCAAAACCAGCAAAAGGTCAGGGTGCtaatttaaataaaaaagttGCCATCCTGAATACAGTGGTAGTTCCTTTGCTCAATCCGTTCATCTACACGTTAAGAAATCAGACTGTTAGAAGATCACTCTCTGATATATTGTTAATCTTACTCAAAAACAAGAAAATCACATGTTAA